In the genome of Myxococcus guangdongensis, the window TCTGCGGCGTGGGCCGCAGCGCCGCGTGCACGACGCCCACCTGGTCCGGGTGGATGACGATCTTGCCGGTGTAGCCCAGCGCGCCCACCTTGCGCGTCTCCGCCTCCAGCTCCGACAAGTCGCCCAGGCCGAAGTACGGCGAGTCGATGGCGTTGATCCCCGCGATGGCCGCCGCCATGGCGATGCGCGAGCGCGCGTAGAGCATGGGCTCCCACGACAGGGGCACGCCCATCTGCGCGGACAGGTCCGCGGCGCCGAAGATGAGGCCGCGCAGGCGGGGCGCGGACAGGGCGATGGCGTCCACGGCCTCCACGCCGCGCGCCGTCTCGATGATGGCCAGCAGCGACAGCTCCGGGAAGCGGTCTGCCAGCAGCGCGTCGAGCTGCTGGATTTCAGACGGCGACTCCACCTTGGGCAGCAGCAGGGCGTCCAGCCGCGCGTTGGAGTCCAGCAGCGAGAGCACGTCGCGCAGGCCCGCCTCGGTGCGCAGGCTGTTGATGCGCAGGCACAGCGGCCCGCGCGGGCGGGAGGAGGACAGATAGGACAGGGCCAGCCGGCGAGCCTCTGACTTCAGGGCGTGGGGGACACCGTCTTCCAGGTCGAGCAGTCCCATGTCCGCCCCCACCTCCACGGCCTTGTCGAAGCGGGAGGGGTCGATGGCGGGCGTCACCAGGAAGGAC includes:
- a CDS encoding aldolase/citrate lyase family protein; translated protein: MTMPLQCRSFLVTPAIDPSRFDKAVEVGADMGLLDLEDGVPHALKSEARRLALSYLSSSRPRGPLCLRINSLRTEAGLRDVLSLLDSNARLDALLLPKVESPSEIQQLDALLADRFPELSLLAIIETARGVEAVDAIALSAPRLRGLIFGAADLSAQMGVPLSWEPMLYARSRIAMAAAIAGINAIDSPYFGLGDLSELEAETRKVGALGYTGKIVIHPDQVGVVHAALRPTPQMVAHARRVLAQAGDGKGGIHVVGGSMIGPPLVTVARRVLASVQHDEAMAPVHLRAGSGSGDS